Proteins encoded together in one Terriglobus saanensis SP1PR4 window:
- a CDS encoding metallophosphoesterase family protein: protein MRALILSDIHGNLEALEATLAAADRTGPFDAVWNLGDVVGYGGSPNEVVDIIQERATVHVRGNHDRVCCGLSSALGFNPVARQAAAWTHTVLTEENIKWLAEMPQGPVPCDPFSSVISHGSPTNEDLYILNIRDAWAPLQQMQRRTTFFGHTHVQGGFSWMEESWTEFRPRYEANSHPAEWQMTLEKDRHYLINPGSVGQPRDGDWRAAFAILEEEAATVTFHRVPYDLARAQGRILMADLPERLALRLREGR, encoded by the coding sequence ATGCGCGCCCTTATCCTCTCCGACATTCACGGGAACCTGGAAGCTTTGGAAGCAACGCTCGCCGCTGCGGACCGGACAGGCCCCTTTGACGCAGTCTGGAACCTCGGCGACGTAGTCGGCTACGGCGGCAGCCCGAATGAGGTCGTCGACATCATCCAGGAGCGGGCGACGGTCCATGTTCGTGGAAACCATGATCGCGTCTGCTGCGGACTCTCTTCGGCGCTTGGTTTCAACCCAGTGGCGCGACAAGCCGCAGCCTGGACCCACACCGTTCTGACGGAAGAAAACATCAAATGGCTGGCGGAGATGCCCCAGGGACCGGTTCCCTGTGATCCGTTCTCCTCAGTGATCTCGCACGGATCGCCTACGAACGAAGACCTTTATATCCTGAACATACGCGATGCATGGGCTCCCCTGCAGCAGATGCAGCGGCGCACGACCTTCTTCGGACACACCCACGTGCAGGGCGGTTTCAGCTGGATGGAAGAGAGCTGGACAGAGTTTCGGCCGCGCTACGAAGCCAACAGCCATCCCGCCGAATGGCAGATGACGCTGGAAAAAGATCGCCATTACCTCATCAACCCCGGCTCCGTAGGCCAGCCCCGCGACGGCGACTGGCGCGCCGCCTTTGCGATCCTGGAAGAAGAGGCGGCCACGGTGACCTTTCACCGCGTGCCCTACGACTTGGCCCGCGCTCAGGGACGCATCCTGATGGCCGACCTGCCGGAGCGGCTCGCCCTGCGCCTGCGCGAAGGCCGCTAG
- a CDS encoding patatin-like phospholipase family protein, whose protein sequence is MKLRRFSTLLLCAATVMAQANNAEQGEPTHRPSIGLALGGGGALALSEIGVLRWFEENHIPVDAIAGTSMGSMIGAFYATGKTPDEIEHLMNDQAITQVFRLNPDFRALSYRRREDRRWAPNALNVGLRHGVSLRSGVLIDSGLNSFLSQNFLAYGSDLPFSNLPIPFRCVATDIAEGKEAIFRDGSLVDSVRASISLPGIYSPAEQGEHLYVDGAILENLPTGTLRSELHPDVVIGVSLPLAPMEKGQGNSILGVLQRSFSVASWGNELRSRTLADLVLQPETTGMDTGSYTKTKELVAAGYASAEKQRSALLRYRLDDAEWAAYLAHRHSLLRPAPRLLAGATVTAPSPALRRAVEKSLVPITHQPLDLKKVEDKMDDIRSDGRYDADYAVVVKPSGSAQTAQEAQLNVDVKDKSAGPPFLLLGADLAAQSGVPARATLDTAFLYQDFGGFGSEFRARVSAGFQTTVGTEYYRRITTAGFFVAPHFDFNRMPVYIYSDQDRVAQRLSQSAGGGVDGGFTFKRSSELRVGWQERFQRWKTDTGTDGQADFSGTSQWAGVRYRIDDQDRALIATHGLRAQASAGYLYSTVNSRNAPKVDFAGSYAFTAGKGHLFSMGLEAGSLFGRNVSDPFRYTLGGPSRLSASAMDEYRGTDYFLIRPAYLHRIASLPAPLGQSIYVLAMYEAGQMRAPNFNTVTRQDGYLGLAAETPLGVLTLGPSIGDDGHRKFIFTLGRFF, encoded by the coding sequence TTGAAATTGCGTCGTTTCTCCACCCTGCTGCTCTGTGCGGCTACTGTGATGGCCCAGGCAAACAACGCAGAACAAGGTGAACCAACTCATCGTCCCAGCATTGGTCTTGCCCTTGGAGGCGGAGGTGCTCTTGCTCTCTCGGAGATCGGTGTACTTCGCTGGTTCGAGGAGAACCACATCCCCGTAGACGCCATCGCCGGAACCAGTATGGGATCGATGATCGGCGCTTTTTATGCCACGGGGAAGACGCCGGACGAGATCGAGCACCTGATGAACGACCAGGCGATCACGCAGGTCTTCCGCCTGAATCCCGACTTCCGTGCCCTCAGCTATCGGCGTCGCGAGGACCGTCGCTGGGCTCCCAATGCCTTGAACGTCGGTCTGCGCCATGGCGTCTCCCTGCGCAGCGGCGTTTTGATCGACTCCGGGCTTAACTCTTTTCTCTCTCAAAACTTCCTGGCCTATGGCTCCGATCTGCCGTTCAGCAACCTTCCTATTCCGTTTCGCTGCGTCGCGACAGACATTGCGGAGGGGAAGGAAGCTATATTTCGGGACGGAAGCCTGGTCGATTCTGTGCGCGCGTCCATCTCTCTACCCGGCATCTACAGCCCGGCGGAACAGGGGGAGCACCTCTATGTGGACGGCGCGATCCTGGAGAACCTGCCGACGGGAACGTTGCGTTCGGAGCTGCACCCCGATGTTGTCATTGGCGTCTCTCTCCCACTCGCACCGATGGAAAAGGGGCAGGGCAACTCGATTTTGGGAGTCCTACAACGCAGCTTCAGTGTTGCCTCCTGGGGAAACGAACTTCGCTCGCGCACGCTTGCGGATCTCGTCCTCCAGCCCGAGACCACGGGGATGGATACGGGCAGCTACACAAAGACGAAAGAACTCGTCGCGGCGGGATACGCCTCGGCGGAGAAGCAGCGCTCCGCTCTGCTTCGCTATCGTCTGGATGACGCAGAATGGGCCGCCTACCTCGCACATCGCCACAGCCTCCTGCGTCCCGCTCCGCGTCTGCTCGCCGGTGCTACCGTGACCGCACCCAGCCCCGCCCTGCGTCGCGCGGTAGAAAAATCTCTGGTTCCCATTACCCATCAGCCGCTGGACCTCAAGAAGGTCGAAGACAAGATGGACGACATCCGCAGCGACGGCCGCTACGACGCGGACTACGCCGTGGTGGTCAAGCCTTCAGGCTCAGCGCAAACTGCCCAAGAGGCCCAGCTCAATGTCGACGTGAAGGACAAATCAGCCGGACCTCCATTCCTTCTACTCGGAGCAGATCTCGCCGCGCAGTCCGGTGTGCCCGCACGCGCCACGCTGGATACGGCATTTCTCTATCAGGACTTTGGCGGCTTCGGCTCCGAGTTTCGCGCGCGTGTGAGCGCCGGATTCCAAACCACGGTGGGCACGGAGTACTACCGCCGGATCACGACCGCAGGCTTCTTCGTCGCTCCGCACTTCGACTTCAACCGGATGCCGGTTTATATCTACTCCGATCAGGACCGCGTGGCGCAGAGGCTCTCGCAATCCGCGGGTGGCGGCGTCGACGGTGGCTTCACCTTCAAGCGTTCCAGCGAGTTGCGCGTGGGCTGGCAGGAGCGTTTCCAGCGCTGGAAGACCGACACAGGCACCGACGGTCAGGCGGACTTTTCCGGGACATCGCAGTGGGCGGGCGTTCGCTATCGCATCGACGACCAGGACCGCGCACTCATTGCCACGCACGGCCTTCGCGCGCAGGCCTCCGCCGGATATCTGTACAGCACGGTGAACAGTCGCAACGCGCCCAAGGTGGATTTCGCCGGAAGCTACGCCTTCACTGCGGGCAAGGGGCATCTCTTCTCGATGGGGCTTGAGGCCGGAAGCCTCTTCGGCCGCAACGTCTCCGATCCCTTCCGCTACACGCTCGGCGGGCCCTCTCGTCTCTCCGCTTCAGCTATGGATGAGTATCGGGGGACGGATTATTTCTTGATACGTCCCGCATATCTGCACCGGATCGCTTCGCTTCCGGCGCCGTTGGGGCAGTCCATCTATGTACTCGCGATGTATGAGGCGGGGCAGATGCGCGCGCCGAACTTCAATACGGTCACCCGGCAGGATGGCTATTTAGGGCTGGCGGCGGAGACGCCTCTGGGTGTCCTTACGCTGGGTCCATCGATTGGGGATGACGGGCACAGGAAGTTTATCTTCACGCTGGGGCGATTTTTCTAA
- a CDS encoding YraN family protein, producing MRTLHPVTQSPTAITGERGEEAAYFFLRRSGFTVVARRWRTGRLRGDLDLIAWEGDVLCFVEVKTRSRRDSISAEFAVDHDKERILRGMATAYLGHLPVSLDRTHLQTRFDIVSVYLDELPLGIELLRDAFV from the coding sequence ATGCGAACTCTTCATCCAGTGACTCAATCGCCAACAGCGATTACGGGCGAACGAGGTGAAGAGGCCGCCTACTTCTTTCTTCGGCGCAGCGGATTTACCGTGGTGGCGCGGCGTTGGCGCACCGGCAGGCTTCGCGGCGATCTCGACCTGATCGCGTGGGAGGGCGACGTACTTTGTTTCGTGGAAGTGAAGACGCGCAGCCGCCGCGACAGCATCTCCGCCGAGTTTGCCGTGGACCACGACAAGGAACGCATCCTGCGCGGCATGGCGACGGCGTACCTCGGGCATCTCCCGGTCAGCCTGGATCGCACACATCTGCAGACGCGCTTCGATATCGTCTCGGTCTACCTGGACGAGCTTCCCCTGGGTATTGAGCTGTTGCGTGATGCGTTCGTGTGA
- a CDS encoding choice-of-anchor D domain-containing protein, whose product MKNFARCLAILLLSFASLASAQTQLVTQPVITQIYGGGSTSNTTGTPYQHDYVELYNPTLSPISLSGYGIQYGSGSTANWNAFALTPSASIPSGKYYLILFAPASGTFAYNPAKDPVPDQIVSIGSNGFTTDLSASNGKVALTYNAGTVTALSATGGNTGTSLTGFTLAGSASCPNPATVVDFVGYGNQSAACYVTAAAPTIGATNALIRKSPAIATTSNFADFAVGTPNPRNSSYTGVTTLGITGNSASFVSTQSVTLTATVTYGTATTSATVTADLSSVGGSATQPLFDDGTNGDATAGDKTYSFKTTITSPAATLSIPVTVVDNTAATASGTIALTVAQPGVAVRIYDIQGAKSSTGPSPVSVYSSVSTAPTAGVAVQTSGIVTGIGTSGFFLQDPTGDGNPATPDGIYVYSPNAIPSGLAIGNTVTVTGKITTYPAQTVSHTPATELNLTFATITNTGVSPLPAPVVLTPAMLTPTGGLYQLTPYEGMRVSIPSLTTTSGTDSASLNESSETYTSNGQFYAVITGTPRPFREPGIDLRDLVVDASKTPAVFDDNPERMLVDSTFFRGTAGSIELSTGAVLPNVTGVLDMTYSNDSFYDPSRLLLDVSYDKTTVVPGMTVQPVPTAAATQFTVASFNIERFYNPAQATPDNLYYVPAGVNGYNGSSNTPIVSTGQTFISEAVDVTTAAYARRLQKLSLAVRNVLNLPDVVTLEEVENQSVANDIANQINTDAGTPGLYAAYSTDNSTTYTQDGTGISVGFLVKTTTVDKLAVTQFGQGHTFTYTGGTQPITLNDRPWLVLNAGVKRGDGIKDYPVTVIVNHMKALTGENSTTSTSTRQKKELQAEDIAKYIQSLPAGTHVISGGDFNAFEFSDGYTDTLATYTNTNVLPANQVVQPGVAGLVTPLTDLALLLPADQRWSYVEYGNAQILDHLVVTPDLVAAGAHMAYAHLNADFPTTAYNDAATPARTSDHDVAVGYFTLPPPNMGAGLTTTTPPSFGSVAIGSTSTQGFVLTNTGEAPLGFISATATGDFGVTNNCGTSLAVGSTCNIAVTFQPTLPGTRTGLLTVVFSGGRIAATLIGVGVADFTVTDSAGKNPTSASVTAGTATTVGLTFTSLNSFSGTIALSCTAVNSVFAPGLTCNVPATFTLAAGATSTQTVTLTANPRTLPSRASGLPTETLLGGMLSGIVLLMAGRLRKMRLASVLGMLLIGLAAMSAATGCSDSSNLNPAGTPAGTFTYAVTATSGTLSHTETITITVQ is encoded by the coding sequence TTGAAAAACTTCGCTCGCTGCCTGGCCATCCTTTTGCTTTCCTTTGCTTCGCTCGCCTCTGCGCAGACGCAATTGGTGACGCAACCGGTGATTACCCAAATTTATGGTGGTGGCAGTACCTCAAATACGACGGGGACACCTTATCAGCACGATTACGTCGAGTTATATAACCCCACTTTGAGCCCAATTTCCTTGAGCGGATATGGAATTCAGTACGGTAGCGGCTCGACCGCAAACTGGAATGCGTTTGCTCTTACACCCTCCGCTTCAATTCCTTCGGGTAAGTACTATCTCATTCTGTTTGCACCGGCCAGCGGAACATTCGCGTATAACCCTGCCAAGGATCCGGTGCCCGACCAGATCGTTTCGATTGGTTCGAACGGCTTTACTACGGACTTGAGCGCTTCGAACGGCAAAGTGGCGCTAACTTACAACGCCGGTACGGTGACGGCGCTTTCGGCTACAGGTGGCAATACGGGAACTTCCCTTACTGGTTTTACGCTCGCGGGATCCGCATCCTGTCCGAATCCGGCGACGGTAGTGGATTTTGTCGGATACGGAAATCAGTCGGCTGCCTGCTATGTGACGGCGGCCGCACCGACGATCGGCGCGACAAACGCACTCATTCGTAAAAGCCCTGCCATAGCCACGACGAGCAATTTTGCAGATTTCGCCGTGGGTACGCCGAATCCAAGAAACTCTAGTTACACGGGCGTAACAACGCTCGGCATCACAGGCAACTCCGCTTCGTTTGTCTCCACTCAGAGCGTGACGCTCACCGCGACGGTGACCTATGGCACCGCGACGACGAGCGCCACGGTGACCGCCGATCTTTCCAGCGTGGGAGGATCCGCAACGCAGCCGCTCTTTGACGACGGGACCAACGGCGATGCCACCGCCGGCGACAAGACGTATTCGTTCAAGACGACGATCACCAGCCCCGCCGCGACCCTGAGTATTCCCGTGACGGTCGTGGACAACACCGCGGCCACCGCTTCGGGCACGATTGCGCTGACGGTCGCACAGCCCGGTGTCGCGGTACGCATCTATGACATTCAGGGAGCGAAGTCTTCGACCGGGCCCAGCCCCGTGTCGGTGTACTCCAGCGTCTCCACCGCTCCCACCGCTGGTGTAGCGGTGCAGACGAGCGGCATCGTGACAGGCATTGGAACCAGCGGCTTCTTTCTCCAGGACCCGACGGGCGATGGCAATCCCGCGACGCCGGATGGAATCTATGTCTACTCACCCAATGCGATCCCGAGTGGGCTGGCCATTGGGAACACCGTCACTGTGACCGGAAAGATCACTACCTATCCAGCCCAGACCGTGAGCCATACACCGGCGACGGAGCTCAACCTGACCTTTGCCACGATCACGAACACGGGCGTCTCCCCGTTGCCCGCACCGGTGGTCCTGACGCCTGCCATGCTGACGCCGACCGGCGGTCTCTATCAGCTGACACCCTACGAAGGCATGCGCGTCTCCATTCCGTCGTTGACCACGACCTCTGGCACAGATTCGGCCAGTCTGAATGAATCCTCCGAAACGTATACCTCCAACGGGCAGTTCTATGCCGTGATCACGGGAACCCCGCGCCCCTTCCGCGAACCCGGCATCGACCTCCGCGATCTGGTGGTGGACGCGTCGAAGACTCCTGCGGTTTTCGATGACAATCCGGAGCGCATGCTGGTGGACTCCACCTTCTTCCGCGGAACGGCGGGATCGATTGAGCTTTCTACCGGCGCCGTGCTGCCCAATGTCACGGGCGTGCTCGATATGACCTACTCCAACGATTCGTTCTACGATCCCTCGCGCCTTCTGCTGGACGTGAGCTACGACAAGACGACCGTGGTGCCGGGCATGACCGTGCAGCCTGTACCAACGGCTGCGGCCACTCAGTTCACGGTCGCCTCGTTCAATATCGAACGCTTCTATAACCCGGCGCAGGCGACCCCGGACAATCTTTACTACGTGCCCGCTGGCGTGAACGGATACAACGGAAGCTCGAATACGCCGATTGTCTCAACCGGACAGACCTTTATCTCGGAAGCGGTCGATGTGACCACGGCGGCGTATGCTCGCCGTTTGCAGAAGCTTTCGCTCGCCGTTCGTAACGTCCTGAATCTGCCCGACGTTGTGACACTGGAAGAGGTGGAGAACCAGAGCGTAGCGAACGACATCGCCAACCAGATCAATACGGACGCAGGCACGCCCGGCCTCTATGCGGCGTACAGCACGGACAACTCCACCACGTACACGCAGGATGGAACGGGCATCTCTGTCGGCTTCCTGGTGAAGACGACGACCGTGGACAAGCTGGCGGTCACGCAGTTCGGTCAGGGACATACCTTCACCTACACCGGCGGAACGCAGCCGATCACGCTGAACGATCGCCCCTGGCTGGTCCTGAACGCGGGCGTCAAGCGTGGCGACGGCATCAAGGACTACCCGGTGACCGTGATCGTGAATCACATGAAAGCATTGACGGGCGAGAACAGCACCACCTCGACCTCCACGCGGCAGAAGAAGGAGCTGCAGGCGGAAGATATCGCCAAGTACATCCAGTCGCTTCCCGCCGGGACGCATGTGATCTCCGGTGGAGACTTCAATGCCTTCGAGTTCTCCGACGGTTACACAGATACCCTTGCGACGTACACGAACACGAACGTTTTGCCCGCAAACCAGGTAGTGCAGCCGGGCGTCGCCGGTCTGGTGACGCCGCTTACGGACCTCGCGCTTCTGCTGCCAGCCGATCAGCGCTGGTCTTACGTGGAATACGGCAATGCGCAGATCCTCGACCACCTCGTAGTGACGCCGGACCTCGTGGCCGCAGGCGCACATATGGCCTACGCCCACTTGAACGCCGATTTCCCCACGACGGCTTACAACGATGCCGCCACACCCGCACGCACTTCGGATCACGACGTTGCCGTTGGTTATTTCACCCTGCCGCCTCCGAATATGGGAGCAGGGCTCACAACTACAACGCCTCCGTCCTTTGGAAGCGTAGCGATCGGCTCTACCAGTACGCAGGGATTTGTCCTGACGAACACCGGCGAAGCACCGCTAGGCTTCATCAGCGCGACGGCTACGGGTGACTTTGGCGTGACGAATAACTGCGGAACCTCGCTTGCCGTCGGCTCGACCTGCAACATCGCCGTGACCTTCCAACCGACGCTCCCCGGCACGCGTACCGGTCTGCTCACGGTAGTGTTTTCGGGAGGGAGGATAGCCGCAACGCTCATAGGCGTTGGCGTGGCGGACTTTACGGTGACAGACTCCGCAGGGAAGAATCCGACGTCTGCAAGCGTAACGGCAGGCACGGCTACTACGGTTGGGCTGACGTTCACTTCGCTCAACTCGTTCTCCGGGACGATTGCCCTCAGTTGCACCGCTGTCAACAGCGTCTTCGCACCCGGCCTCACGTGCAACGTTCCAGCAACCTTCACTCTGGCTGCAGGCGCTACCAGCACGCAGACGGTGACGCTCACAGCGAACCCGCGTACGCTGCCATCACGTGCTTCCGGTCTGCCCACGGAAACACTGCTCGGTGGCATGCTGAGCGGAATTGTCCTGCTGATGGCGGGCCGTCTACGCAAAATGCGGCTGGCGAGCGTTCTTGGCATGCTGCTGATCGGTCTGGCCGCGATGTCCGCCGCAACGGGTTGCAGCGATTCTTCAAACCTCAACCCGGCGGGAACGCCCGCAGGCACGTTCACCTACGCCGTGACGGCGACGAGCGGAACGCTCTCGCATACGGAGACGATCACCATCACCGTGCAGTAA
- a CDS encoding outer membrane protein, producing MKSPNRTFGQLLSAVGLLLLAPACIGQAAAPAGVEAMRLQAFAMLSYVRPDFGGALKNAGGTVGADLNIGSFGRFEPSVEVRAVGSGGRVSNQYAYSGGPRIEARYGPFRPYVDLLLGYGIIKFDKPASPKYTQDNSTVTTFGGGVDYAMGRSWALRADIQRQSWQYDKAVPAFHPIQISGGLRYRFHFRNKHGGPE from the coding sequence ATGAAAAGCCCGAACCGCACATTTGGCCAACTCCTCTCCGCAGTCGGTCTTCTTCTTTTGGCTCCGGCTTGCATTGGACAGGCCGCCGCTCCCGCTGGCGTGGAGGCGATGCGCCTGCAGGCCTTCGCCATGCTCTCGTACGTGCGGCCTGACTTCGGCGGCGCTTTGAAAAACGCGGGAGGAACCGTGGGCGCGGATCTCAACATCGGCTCCTTTGGGCGTTTTGAACCCTCCGTGGAAGTGCGCGCCGTTGGTTCAGGCGGACGTGTGAGCAATCAATATGCGTACTCGGGCGGGCCCCGGATCGAAGCGCGTTACGGCCCCTTCCGGCCTTACGTCGATCTCCTGCTGGGCTACGGGATCATCAAGTTCGACAAGCCTGCATCGCCAAAATATACGCAGGACAACTCGACCGTTACGACCTTTGGTGGTGGCGTGGATTACGCGATGGGTCGAAGCTGGGCGCTGCGCGCGGACATCCAGCGACAGTCCTGGCAGTACGACAAAGCCGTGCCTGCGTTCCATCCAATTCAGATCAGCGGCGGCCTGCGGTATCGCTTTCACTTCCGGAACAAGCACGGCGGTCCGGAATAA
- a CDS encoding glycoside hydrolase family 2 protein, with the protein MKTLLVGVDHRAVTSLNGDWHYLVDQPPAKGLYTSDGRVRENGYALNTHPNISSGPHNEEYDFSTAPTLKVPGDWNTQEPTLFRFEGVVWYQRNFDFQPKPNTRTFLHVGAANYKSFVWVNQKHICDHEGGFTPYDCDLTTALKPGNNFVVIAVDSTRQVDGIPSVSIDWFNYGGLTRDVSLVTVPTHFIDDYDVHLKHDATFSPSANVLSGYVHVEGAAVGTPVALHIPEAGVDTTVETDAEGRAAFEVKAKSLSLWSPETPKLYKVQISSGQDAITDDIGFRDIRVDGTRILLNGKAIFLQGANMHAEAPYRGGSVHSDEDVKNIFGFLKDMNANFVRLCHYPHDERMERMADRNGVMIWSEIPLWQRISYDKPEVYAKATFMLNEMIRRDRNKASVILWSVSNETPNNPTRTKFLTNLANEARRLDPTRPITSALIGPKVDQDAVLQNDPLADALDVVGQNQYIGWYEGRPEDADKKTWTLPQKPILMSEFGAEATQGNHGGPNQRWTEEQQLNVFQHQFVMMRKIPQVRGLIPWVLMDFRSPTRNIPKLQEGYNRKGLLSEDGKKKLAFDLFQKTYKEHTVGKAE; encoded by the coding sequence ATGAAGACGCTTCTCGTCGGCGTCGATCACCGGGCGGTGACTTCCCTCAATGGCGACTGGCACTATCTCGTCGACCAGCCGCCTGCCAAGGGCCTTTACACCAGCGATGGCAGGGTGCGGGAGAACGGATACGCGCTGAACACCCATCCCAACATCAGCAGCGGACCGCACAACGAAGAGTACGACTTCTCCACAGCGCCGACGCTGAAGGTCCCCGGCGACTGGAACACCCAGGAACCGACCCTCTTCCGCTTCGAAGGTGTCGTCTGGTATCAGCGCAACTTCGATTTCCAGCCCAAGCCGAACACGCGCACCTTTCTGCATGTTGGCGCGGCGAACTACAAGTCCTTCGTCTGGGTGAATCAGAAACATATCTGCGATCACGAAGGCGGCTTCACGCCGTACGACTGCGACCTCACCACCGCGCTCAAGCCCGGCAATAACTTCGTCGTCATCGCCGTCGATTCGACGCGTCAGGTGGACGGCATCCCGTCGGTCAGCATCGACTGGTTCAACTACGGCGGACTCACGCGCGACGTCTCCCTGGTCACGGTGCCGACCCACTTTATCGACGACTACGACGTCCATCTCAAGCACGACGCTACCTTCTCTCCGTCGGCGAACGTGCTCAGCGGCTATGTCCACGTAGAAGGAGCTGCAGTCGGGACGCCGGTGGCGCTCCATATCCCTGAAGCAGGGGTCGACACCACGGTGGAGACCGATGCCGAGGGTCGCGCTGCTTTTGAGGTCAAAGCCAAAAGCCTGAGCCTCTGGTCGCCTGAGACGCCAAAGCTCTATAAAGTGCAGATCTCCTCAGGCCAGGACGCCATCACAGACGACATAGGCTTCCGCGATATTCGTGTCGATGGCACGCGCATTCTTCTGAACGGGAAGGCCATCTTTCTGCAGGGCGCGAACATGCACGCAGAAGCGCCCTATCGAGGAGGCAGCGTTCACTCGGACGAAGACGTGAAGAACATCTTCGGCTTCCTTAAAGACATGAACGCAAACTTCGTTCGCCTCTGCCACTATCCCCACGATGAACGCATGGAGCGCATGGCCGATCGCAACGGCGTGATGATCTGGTCGGAGATTCCGCTCTGGCAGCGCATCTCCTATGACAAGCCTGAGGTTTACGCAAAGGCCACCTTCATGCTGAACGAGATGATCCGCCGCGATCGCAATAAGGCTTCGGTCATTCTCTGGTCGGTTTCCAATGAGACACCAAACAATCCCACACGCACGAAGTTCCTGACCAACCTCGCCAACGAGGCGCGCAGGCTCGATCCGACGCGTCCGATCACCTCGGCGCTGATCGGACCGAAGGTGGATCAGGATGCCGTCCTGCAGAACGATCCTTTGGCGGATGCGCTCGATGTCGTAGGCCAAAACCAGTACATCGGCTGGTATGAAGGTCGTCCGGAAGACGCGGACAAGAAGACCTGGACCCTGCCGCAGAAGCCGATTCTCATGTCAGAGTTTGGAGCGGAAGCCACGCAGGGAAACCACGGCGGACCGAACCAGCGCTGGACAGAAGAACAGCAACTCAACGTCTTCCAGCATCAGTTCGTCATGATGCGGAAGATCCCCCAGGTGCGCGGTCTGATTCCATGGGTCCTGATGGATTTCCGTTCGCCCACACGCAATATCCCCAAGCTACAGGAGGGCTACAACCGCAAGGGTCTGCTCTCCGAAGATGGAAAGAAGAAGCTGGCCTTCGATCTTTTTCAGAAGACGTACAAAGAGCACACCGTCGGCAAAGCAGAGTAA